A single genomic interval of Burkholderia sp. HI2500 harbors:
- a CDS encoding TolC family protein, with the protein MSFHPGMPLARCARRRAPMLWAALLVAGAVHAQPSPVTLDAALQSATDHSASMQAAQASVRASAEAAVKAGQLPDPMLKAGIDNLPVNGGQRFTVGQDFMTMRRIGIEQEWVSGDKRRLRSALANEQVGRERAGYLAQLASVRQQTATAWLNAVYAKQALALQQALLDHMNHELEATKASYRGAKASAADVVQARAMLAQTQDQLLKARQVYQTALIALSRWTAVPVDDVAGAPPAPESFVSSLPPDELRLSQPALITAADDIAVAEADTAVANSERSPNWTWEVAYQQRGGAYSNMVSVGVTIPLPLNRKNRQNRDVAEKAALATKARLMYEDTLRQVQADIRTQSATLASGRARIANLGDALLPAADQRVQLANAAYRAGTGSLADTFAARRAQLDVQLQVLDLRREVSQTWAQLEYQVVPSTLAAAQ; encoded by the coding sequence ATGTCATTCCATCCCGGCATGCCGCTTGCGCGGTGTGCACGTCGGCGCGCGCCCATGCTTTGGGCGGCGCTGCTGGTGGCGGGCGCCGTTCACGCGCAGCCATCGCCTGTCACGCTGGACGCCGCGCTGCAGTCCGCCACCGATCATTCCGCTTCGATGCAGGCCGCGCAAGCGTCGGTGCGCGCGAGCGCGGAGGCGGCCGTGAAGGCCGGCCAGCTGCCCGACCCGATGCTCAAGGCCGGCATCGACAACCTGCCGGTCAACGGCGGCCAGCGCTTCACCGTCGGCCAGGACTTCATGACGATGCGCCGCATCGGCATCGAGCAGGAGTGGGTGTCCGGCGACAAGCGGCGCCTGCGCTCGGCGCTCGCCAACGAGCAGGTCGGGCGCGAGCGCGCCGGCTATCTCGCGCAGCTCGCGAGCGTGCGCCAGCAAACCGCGACGGCGTGGCTGAACGCCGTCTACGCGAAGCAGGCGCTCGCGCTGCAGCAGGCGCTGCTCGATCACATGAACCATGAGCTTGAAGCGACGAAGGCGTCGTATCGCGGCGCGAAGGCGAGTGCGGCCGATGTCGTCCAGGCGCGGGCCATGCTCGCGCAGACGCAGGATCAATTGCTGAAAGCGCGGCAGGTCTACCAGACCGCGCTCATCGCGCTGTCGCGCTGGACCGCCGTGCCGGTCGACGACGTTGCGGGCGCGCCGCCCGCGCCGGAATCGTTCGTGTCGTCGCTGCCGCCGGACGAGTTGCGGCTGTCGCAGCCGGCGCTGATCACCGCCGCCGACGATATCGCGGTGGCCGAGGCCGATACGGCCGTCGCGAACAGCGAACGCAGCCCGAACTGGACGTGGGAAGTCGCGTACCAGCAGCGTGGCGGCGCGTATTCGAACATGGTGTCCGTCGGCGTGACGATTCCGCTGCCGCTCAATCGCAAGAACCGCCAGAACCGCGACGTCGCCGAAAAGGCCGCGCTCGCGACGAAGGCGCGCCTGATGTACGAGGACACGCTGCGCCAGGTGCAGGCCGATATCCGCACGCAGTCCGCGACGCTCGCGAGCGGTCGTGCGCGCATCGCGAATCTCGGCGACGCATTGCTGCCCGCCGCCGACCAGCGCGTGCAACTGGCGAACGCGGCCTACCGTGCCGGCACAGGTTCGCTCGCCGATACGTTCGCCGCGCGCCGCGCGCAACTGGATGTGCAATTGCAGGTGCTCGATCTCCGGCGCGAGGTGTCGCAGACCTGGGCGCAGCTCGAATACCAGGTCGTGCCGTCGACGCTGGCCGCCGCGCAATAA
- a CDS encoding glutathione binding-like protein, translating to MKLYHAPGSCSQAICIVLREGGIDAEVIKVDARKHVIEDGRNYYDVTELGYVPLLELDDGTRLREGPVIAQYLADLCPQAALAPAYGTLARYRLLEWLNFLTAEIHKGFIPLLYAVQAGKYVDPAKTKLDSRFAWIDRQLDGNTFLMGDSFTLADAYLFALTGWGKAEWLRSVYHADIDLTRYAHLRAWHERVRARPAVQAVLEADGLAR from the coding sequence ATGAAGCTCTATCACGCTCCCGGAAGCTGTTCGCAGGCCATCTGCATCGTGCTGCGCGAAGGCGGCATCGACGCGGAAGTCATCAAGGTCGACGCGCGCAAGCATGTCATTGAAGACGGGCGCAATTACTACGATGTGACCGAACTCGGCTACGTGCCGCTGCTCGAGCTCGACGACGGCACGCGACTGCGCGAAGGGCCGGTGATCGCGCAGTATCTCGCGGATCTGTGTCCGCAGGCGGCGCTTGCGCCCGCCTACGGCACGCTCGCGCGCTATCGGCTGTTGGAGTGGCTGAACTTTCTCACGGCGGAAATCCACAAGGGCTTCATTCCGCTGCTGTACGCGGTGCAGGCGGGCAAATACGTCGACCCGGCGAAAACGAAGCTCGACAGCCGCTTTGCCTGGATCGATCGCCAGCTCGACGGCAATACGTTCTTGATGGGCGACTCGTTCACGCTCGCCGATGCATACCTGTTCGCGCTGACCGGCTGGGGCAAGGCGGAATGGCTGCGGTCGGTGTACCACGCGGATATCGACCTGACCCGCTATGCGCATCTGCGTGCGTGGCACGAGCGGGTGCGGGCGCGGCCGGCGGTGCAGGCGGTGCTGGAGGCCGACGGGCTCGCGCGGTAG
- a CDS encoding winged helix-turn-helix transcriptional regulator: MKTSATGCSVEEAMRLLGGRWRLLLVSYLLDGPRRFSDLRRDMPGISQRMLTLDLRALEDAGLVRRTVYPEVPVRVEYDLTADGDRLRPVVEVMREFGLWLKARDADASCDIGVAPDAAAAIETAHHSTR, from the coding sequence ATGAAAACGAGTGCGACCGGATGTTCCGTTGAAGAAGCGATGCGCCTGCTCGGCGGCCGCTGGCGGCTGCTGCTGGTGTCGTATCTGCTCGACGGGCCGCGACGCTTCAGCGACCTGCGGCGCGACATGCCGGGCATCTCCCAGCGCATGCTGACGCTCGACCTGCGCGCGCTCGAAGACGCCGGGCTCGTGCGGCGGACCGTCTATCCGGAAGTGCCGGTGCGGGTCGAGTACGATCTGACCGCCGACGGCGACCGGCTGCGGCCCGTCGTCGAAGTCATGCGCGAATTCGGGCTGTGGCTGAAGGCGCGCGATGCCGATGCGTCGTGCGATATCGGCGTCGCGCCCGATGCGGCCGCCGCGATCGAAACAGCACACCACTCCACCCGATAA
- a CDS encoding XAC2610-related protein: MTRFPLPSLAATALLLAACASLAPAAHAAKPLLTFKVDDTVTARVERADSAHITVRFLPSGKTQTLDVIAADEEGHYHLSSDDYNFDGHRDLAMHATLGMVNDNYGIYLYDAARQQFEPLRMPASNMRHGNCDDLVNVVAKPKERTLYSSCRGGPIWYTDAYRYDARGKLYLYQSSEAIPDDLRDLIDADSGPSSMLLTYDAQGKRVSRRPDAYGGGTVTFKVRPARLPLHDTMNDAPTRRYVVAGDTVELIDASADFQWLKVRYRNPQAGAVQGWVSAKEATAN, from the coding sequence ATGACGCGCTTCCCGCTTCCCAGTCTTGCCGCGACCGCGCTGCTGCTCGCCGCGTGCGCATCGCTCGCGCCTGCCGCGCACGCGGCCAAGCCGCTGCTCACGTTCAAGGTCGACGACACCGTCACGGCCCGCGTCGAACGCGCGGACAGCGCGCACATCACCGTGCGCTTCCTGCCGAGCGGCAAGACGCAAACGCTCGACGTGATCGCCGCCGACGAGGAAGGTCACTATCACCTCTCGTCGGACGACTACAACTTCGACGGCCACCGCGATCTCGCCATGCACGCGACGCTCGGCATGGTCAACGACAACTACGGCATCTACCTGTACGACGCCGCGCGCCAGCAGTTCGAGCCGCTGCGCATGCCGGCGAGCAATATGCGGCATGGCAACTGCGACGACCTGGTCAACGTGGTCGCGAAGCCGAAGGAACGCACGCTGTACAGCTCCTGCCGCGGCGGCCCGATCTGGTACACCGATGCGTACCGCTACGATGCGCGCGGCAAGCTGTATCTGTACCAGTCCAGCGAAGCGATTCCCGACGACCTGCGCGACCTGATCGATGCGGATTCCGGCCCGTCGTCGATGCTGCTGACCTACGACGCGCAAGGCAAGCGCGTATCGCGCCGCCCGGACGCGTACGGCGGCGGCACCGTCACGTTCAAGGTGCGCCCGGCGCGCCTGCCGCTGCACGATACGATGAACGATGCGCCCACGCGCCGCTACGTCGTCGCGGGCGACACGGTCGAGCTGATCGACGCGAGCGCCGATTTCCAGTGGTTGAAGGTGCGGTATCGCAACCCGCAAGCGGGCGCGGTGCAGGGCTGGGTCAGCGCGAAGGAAGCGACGGCCAACTGA
- a CDS encoding MFS transporter → MAHSASRTHAHPPEQPPARAGIASDPAARSAAAPTTPPSRKRLLILALLFVTVVINYLDRSNLSIAAPALFKELNIDPVRAGLVFSAFGWTYALMQVPGGWLVDKVSPRVLYAGALALWSAATLLLGFAGSFVGLIVLRLAVGALEAPAYPINNRVVTTWFPTRERASAIGGYTSGQFVGLAFLTPVLAWLQVHLGWHMVFVATGLAGIVWAAIWYAVYREPRAFRGVNAAEIALIRDGGGLVDLEDRVAARTERAPSTWRDLGVVLGRRKLWGIYLGQFALNSTLWFFLTWFPTYLVKYRGMDFIKSGFLASLPFLAAFVGVLCSGVLSDWLMRRGASQGFARKLPIISGLLISTCIIGANYVTSTGWVIAFMTIAFFGNGFASITWSLVSGLAPARLLGLTGGVFNLIGNLSAIATPIVIGLLVDGADFSRAITYIAAMALAGSLSYGLLVGKVERIDA, encoded by the coding sequence GTGGCCCATTCCGCGTCGCGCACCCACGCCCACCCGCCGGAACAACCGCCCGCGCGCGCCGGCATCGCATCCGATCCCGCCGCCCGTTCGGCCGCGGCACCCACCACGCCACCGAGCCGCAAGCGGCTGCTGATCCTCGCGTTGCTGTTCGTCACCGTCGTGATCAACTATCTCGACCGCAGCAACCTGTCGATCGCCGCGCCCGCGCTGTTCAAGGAGCTGAACATCGATCCGGTGCGCGCGGGCCTCGTGTTCTCCGCGTTCGGCTGGACCTACGCGCTGATGCAGGTTCCGGGCGGCTGGCTCGTCGACAAGGTATCGCCTCGCGTGCTGTATGCCGGTGCGCTCGCGCTATGGTCGGCCGCGACGCTGCTGCTCGGTTTCGCGGGCTCGTTCGTCGGGTTGATCGTGCTGCGCCTCGCGGTCGGTGCGCTCGAAGCGCCTGCCTATCCCATCAACAACCGCGTGGTGACGACCTGGTTCCCGACCCGCGAACGCGCAAGCGCGATCGGCGGCTACACGTCGGGCCAGTTCGTCGGCCTCGCGTTCCTCACGCCGGTGCTCGCGTGGCTGCAGGTGCATCTCGGCTGGCACATGGTGTTCGTCGCAACCGGCCTCGCGGGCATCGTGTGGGCCGCGATCTGGTATGCGGTATATCGCGAGCCGCGCGCGTTTCGTGGCGTCAACGCGGCCGAGATCGCGCTGATCCGCGACGGCGGCGGGCTCGTCGATCTCGAGGATCGCGTCGCGGCACGCACCGAACGCGCGCCGTCGACGTGGCGCGACCTCGGTGTCGTGCTCGGCCGGCGCAAGCTGTGGGGCATCTATCTCGGCCAGTTCGCGCTGAACTCGACGCTGTGGTTCTTCCTCACGTGGTTCCCGACCTACCTCGTCAAGTATCGCGGAATGGACTTCATTAAATCGGGCTTCCTCGCGTCGCTGCCGTTCCTCGCCGCGTTCGTCGGCGTGCTGTGCTCGGGCGTGCTGTCGGACTGGCTGATGCGCCGCGGCGCATCGCAGGGCTTCGCGCGCAAGCTGCCGATCATCTCGGGGCTGCTGATCTCGACCTGCATCATCGGCGCGAACTACGTGACGTCGACCGGCTGGGTCATCGCGTTCATGACGATCGCGTTCTTCGGCAACGGCTTCGCGTCGATCACGTGGTCGCTCGTGTCGGGGCTCGCGCCCGCGCGGCTGCTCGGCCTCACGGGCGGCGTGTTCAACCTGATCGGCAACCTGTCCGCGATCGCGACACCGATCGTGATCGGGCTGCTCGTGGACGGCGCCGACTTCTCGCGGGCGATCACCTACATCGCCGCGATGGCGCTCGCCGGCAGCCTGTCGTACGGGCTGCTCGTTGGCAAGGTCGAGCGCATCGACGCGTAA